In Candidatus Nitronauta litoralis, one DNA window encodes the following:
- a CDS encoding DUF1320 domain-containing protein: protein MPYCAQTDIEQMLPPDELIQLTDDSGLGVANTTVIAAAINKADELIDSYVGKVKTVPLSPVPGIIKNLSVTLSIWFLHERRGLDDEVRRRAFEDAEKRLDSISKGKITLGEEEATAPDETTEGDSVIYQAPERNFTNETMKDF from the coding sequence ATGCCTTACTGCGCCCAAACCGACATCGAGCAGATGCTGCCGCCTGATGAGCTGATCCAGCTCACAGACGACAGTGGGCTCGGTGTTGCCAACACCACGGTGATCGCCGCCGCGATCAACAAAGCTGATGAACTGATCGACAGCTACGTTGGCAAGGTCAAGACGGTACCGCTATCGCCTGTGCCGGGCATCATTAAAAATCTTTCTGTGACCCTTTCGATCTGGTTTCTTCATGAACGCAGAGGGCTTGATGATGAAGTTCGGCGCAGAGCTTTTGAGGATGCCGAAAAGCGGCTGGATTCGATATCTAAAGGAAAGATCACCCTGGGCGAAGAGGAAGCAACCGCTCCCGATGAAACCACGGAAGGAGATTCGGTAATTTATCAGGCACCTGAAAGAAATTTCACGAATGAAACGATGAAGGATTTTTGA
- a CDS encoding DUF1834 family protein → MSAEIEDIEDLVLAAVNAAPLNTYCKVFERYDGQFNVDDVNKIKSRLPAVFVAWTGDRFDEQTPFTTYMDNANVSVVVAASNLRDDHASKLGNTGAFKMLGDVKDLLHKKQLGITGSYPLILTRRVPLIDIPGLAVFGLDFNLKFLD, encoded by the coding sequence ATGTCAGCGGAAATCGAAGACATAGAGGATTTGGTATTGGCCGCCGTCAACGCGGCACCGCTCAACACTTATTGCAAGGTGTTCGAGCGTTATGACGGTCAGTTCAATGTTGACGATGTGAACAAGATCAAATCCAGACTTCCCGCAGTCTTTGTTGCGTGGACCGGTGACCGCTTTGATGAGCAAACACCCTTCACCACCTACATGGACAATGCCAACGTGTCTGTGGTGGTGGCCGCTTCCAACCTGCGCGATGATCACGCTTCAAAACTTGGCAATACCGGGGCGTTCAAAATGTTGGGGGATGTTAAAGACTTGCTCCACAAAAAACAGCTCGGCATCACAGGTTCTTATCCGCTGATTCTCACGCGTCGGGTGCCGTTGATCGATATACCAGGTCTTGCGGTATTCGGCCTGGATTTCAACCTTAAATTTCTGGATTAA
- a CDS encoding head protein, which translates to MLVNASVIQGLFTNLKTTFNKAFAAVEPVWPKIAMEVPSTGASNDYSWLSMFPKMREWIGEKYVKALEAFNYQLVNRDFEATVEVKRKHIEDDQIGIYSPLAKDAAHSAKTWPDELIFEVVNGAFASLCFDGQYFIDTDHPVGDGVVSNKITVKLKAGTLAEAQASFGAAKTKMREFKDDEGRPLGLRPNVLLVPPALEDTANLLMDSERLQDGKQNPYRNSAEVVVGDYLTDPDAWFLLDTTRPVKPFIFQPRKRPVFVSQVNMESDDVFMKAVYKYGAESRGNAGYGFWQLAVGSDGSTG; encoded by the coding sequence ATGCTTGTCAACGCGTCAGTGATTCAGGGGTTGTTCACCAACCTCAAAACAACTTTTAACAAAGCATTTGCGGCAGTTGAGCCTGTTTGGCCAAAAATAGCAATGGAGGTGCCTTCTACCGGTGCATCCAACGATTATTCCTGGCTGTCAATGTTTCCAAAAATGCGTGAGTGGATTGGCGAAAAATATGTCAAGGCTCTTGAGGCATTCAATTACCAGCTTGTGAATCGTGATTTTGAGGCAACGGTCGAGGTGAAACGTAAACATATTGAAGATGATCAGATTGGCATCTATTCGCCATTGGCCAAGGATGCGGCCCACTCCGCAAAGACCTGGCCAGATGAGCTGATATTTGAAGTGGTTAATGGGGCTTTTGCCAGTCTTTGTTTTGATGGCCAGTATTTTATTGATACCGATCACCCCGTTGGAGACGGAGTTGTCTCGAATAAAATCACGGTGAAGCTGAAAGCGGGAACGCTGGCCGAAGCGCAGGCCTCTTTCGGGGCAGCTAAAACCAAAATGCGTGAATTTAAAGATGATGAGGGTCGACCACTTGGATTGCGCCCAAATGTATTGCTGGTGCCGCCTGCACTGGAGGACACCGCAAACCTACTTATGGACAGCGAACGACTCCAGGACGGCAAGCAAAACCCTTACAGGAATTCTGCTGAGGTGGTTGTGGGTGATTATCTGACTGATCCAGATGCCTGGTTTTTGCTGGACACCACGCGCCCTGTAAAACCCTTTATCTTTCAGCCAAGGAAGAGGCCTGTCTTTGTTTCCCAGGTCAACATGGAAAGCGATGATGTGTTCATGAAAGCTGTTTACAAATACGGTGCAGAATCAAGGGGTAATGCCGGGTACGGATTCTGGCAATTAGCGGTCGGGTCAGACGGTTCTACGGGTTAA